One uncultured Alphaproteobacteria bacterium genomic region harbors:
- the emrE gene encoding Multidrug transporter EmrE: MGTAHLYLALAILTEVIGTSCMKLTEGFTRPLPTIVMAACYVAAIWLMSLSVRTLPIGFVYAVWAGVGIVVIALVGVFVYDEPVDLAGAAGIALIVGGVVLLNAFSRMGGHA, encoded by the coding sequence ATGGGCACCGCCCACCTCTATCTAGCCCTCGCCATCCTCACCGAGGTGATCGGCACGAGTTGCATGAAGCTGACCGAGGGCTTCACCCGGCCGTTGCCGACGATCGTGATGGCGGCATGCTACGTCGCCGCGATCTGGTTGATGAGCCTCTCCGTGCGGACCCTGCCGATCGGCTTCGTCTACGCGGTGTGGGCCGGGGTCGGGATCGTCGTGATCGCGCTGGTCGGCGTGTTCGTCTACGATGAGCCGGTCGATCTCGCGGGCGCGGCGGGAATCGCGTTGATCGTCGGCGGCGTGGTGCTGCTCAACGCCTTTTCGCGCATGGGAGGCCACGCATGA
- the blc gene encoding outer membrane lipoprotein (lipocalin) (Evidence 2a : Function of homologous gene experimentally demonstrated in an other organism; PubMedId : 15044022, 7559452; Product type lp : lipoprotein) translates to MKRLLPLLALLTGCAVAPPPGVRPVEDFEVSRYLGTWHEIARLDHRFERGLVAVTATYSLRDDGSLKVINRGFDPSRCKWREAEGRAKFTGMPTTGQLKVSFFGPFYGGYTIFALDHRDYRWAAVSGPDRDYLWLLARDPVIDDALRDRLIAEARALGFATDRLIWVPHEVPPC, encoded by the coding sequence ATGAAACGTCTTCTGCCCCTGCTCGCCCTGCTCACCGGCTGCGCCGTCGCGCCGCCGCCCGGGGTCCGTCCGGTGGAGGATTTCGAGGTTTCGCGCTACCTCGGCACCTGGCACGAAATCGCGCGCCTCGATCACCGCTTCGAACGCGGGCTCGTCGCCGTCACCGCCACCTATTCGTTGCGCGACGACGGCAGCCTCAAGGTGATCAACCGCGGCTTCGACCCGTCGCGCTGCAAATGGCGCGAGGCGGAAGGCCGCGCGAAGTTCACCGGCATGCCGACCACCGGACAGCTCAAGGTCAGCTTCTTCGGCCCGTTTTATGGCGGTTACACGATTTTCGCCTTAGATCATCGGGACTATCGCTGGGCGGCGGTGAGCGGACCCGACCGCGACTATCTGTGGCTTCTCGCGCGCGATCCGGTCATCGACGACGCCCTGCGCGACCGCCTGATCGCCGAAGCCCGCGCCCTCGGCTTCGCCACCGACCGGCTGATCTGGGTTCCGCACGAGGTTCCGCCATGCTGA
- a CDS encoding exported hypothetical protein (Evidence 5 : No homology to any previously reported sequences) yields the protein MLKRIVPLLVAAPLAACASFDRLDQGLATLEGQNRDVAIARLGYPTEQKEIAGKDVFIWRRGSMFYQPGTYFGGCSDRYGGLRSMSCVGFMPGVTDTRCTVRVIADKDGTIVETDRDGDPSSCGYYADRLQAGVPIAAPDAPLKTRAD from the coding sequence ATGCTGAAACGCATCGTTCCGCTGCTCGTCGCCGCACCGCTCGCCGCCTGCGCGAGCTTCGACCGGCTCGACCAGGGGCTCGCCACGCTGGAAGGCCAGAACCGCGACGTCGCGATCGCGCGCCTCGGCTATCCCACCGAGCAGAAGGAGATCGCGGGCAAGGACGTGTTCATCTGGCGGCGCGGCAGCATGTTCTACCAGCCCGGCACCTATTTCGGCGGCTGTTCAGACCGTTACGGCGGCCTGCGTTCGATGAGCTGCGTCGGCTTCATGCCCGGCGTCACCGACACCCGCTGCACGGTGCGGGTGATCGCCGACAAGGACGGCACCATCGTCGAAACCGACCGCGACGGCGATCCGTCGTCGTGCGGCTATTACGCCGACCGCCTCCAGGCGGGCGTGCCGATCGCCGCACCGGATGCGCCGCTCAAGACGCGCGCTGACTGA
- the pecM gene encoding Protein PecM, with amino-acid sequence MSSRLDLALTALAPAIWGTTYVTTTTLLPPGYPLTAAALRALPAGLLLLALVRRLPEGVWWARAFVLGGLNFTVFWALLFVSAYRLPGGVAATIGALQPLLVIGLARVALGRAIKPLAVVAAIAGAAGVALLVLTPEAALDPLGVAAGAAGACAMAAGTVLTRRWRPPVSLLGATAWQLTAGGLLLTPLALAFEPPLPPLGVGNVAGFVYLGLIGAAFTYVLWFRGVARLEPSAVAALGFLSPVTAVAIGAFGLGETFTPPQMLGVAVVLGSVWLSQRAS; translated from the coding sequence ATGAGTTCCCGCCTCGATCTCGCCCTCACCGCGCTTGCCCCCGCGATCTGGGGAACCACCTACGTCACCACCACCACACTGTTGCCGCCGGGGTATCCGCTCACCGCGGCGGCCCTGCGCGCGCTGCCCGCGGGGCTGCTGCTGTTGGCGCTGGTGCGCCGCCTGCCGGAGGGCGTCTGGTGGGCGCGGGCGTTCGTGCTCGGCGGTCTCAACTTCACGGTCTTCTGGGCGCTGTTGTTCGTTTCCGCCTATCGTCTGCCGGGCGGCGTCGCGGCGACGATCGGCGCGTTGCAGCCGCTGCTGGTGATTGGCCTTGCGCGGGTGGCGCTCGGGCGGGCGATCAAGCCGCTGGCGGTGGTGGCTGCGATCGCCGGTGCGGCGGGGGTGGCGCTGCTGGTGCTGACGCCCGAGGCCGCGCTCGATCCGCTCGGCGTCGCCGCCGGGGCGGCGGGGGCGTGCGCGATGGCGGCGGGAACCGTGCTGACGCGGCGCTGGCGGCCGCCGGTCTCGCTGCTGGGCGCCACCGCGTGGCAGTTGACCGCCGGCGGGTTGCTGCTGACGCCGCTGGCGCTCGCGTTCGAGCCGCCGCTGCCGCCGCTCGGGGTCGGCAACGTCGCCGGGTTCGTCTACCTCGGCCTGATCGGCGCGGCGTTCACCTACGTGCTGTGGTTCCGCGGCGTCGCGCGGCTCGAACCCTCGGCGGTCGCCGCGCTCGGCTTTCTCAGCCCGGTGACGGCGGTGGCGATCGGTGCATTCGGGCTCGGCGAAACCTTCACGCCGCCGCAGATGCTCGGCGTCGCGGTGGTGCTCGGCAGCGTTTGGCTCAGTCAGCGCGCGTCTTGA
- the pecS gene encoding HTH-type transcriptional regulator PecS: MADRAEIAAAQWRRERPDIDPFPMEILGRLMEAAHRLDRERLEPVFAAAGLRPGEFDVLATLRRAGAPHELTPTALYEALMLSSGGMTARLDRLERAGLVARRPNPDDRRGVRVALTAEGFRLIDELIVRHVAAERASLAPLSPDEQRTLNALLRKLLAGAGGA, translated from the coding sequence ATGGCCGACCGTGCGGAGATCGCCGCCGCCCAATGGCGTCGCGAACGCCCCGATATCGACCCCTTCCCGATGGAGATTCTCGGCCGCCTGATGGAGGCGGCGCACCGCCTCGACCGCGAGCGCCTGGAGCCGGTGTTCGCGGCGGCGGGTCTGCGGCCGGGCGAGTTCGACGTGCTGGCGACGCTGCGGCGCGCGGGCGCGCCGCACGAACTTACGCCGACCGCGCTCTACGAGGCGCTGATGCTGTCTTCGGGCGGGATGACGGCGCGCCTCGACCGTCTGGAGCGCGCCGGACTGGTCGCACGCCGCCCGAACCCGGACGACCGGCGCGGCGTGCGCGTCGCCCTCACCGCCGAAGGCTTCCGGCTGATCGACGAATTGATCGTCCGCCACGTCGCCGCCGAGCGGGCAAGCCTCGCGCCTCTGTCGCCGGACGAACAGCGGACCCTCAACGCGCTGCTGCGCAAGCTCCTCGCGGGTGCGGGCGGAGCCTAG
- a CDS encoding NAD dependent epimerase/dehydratase family, whose translation MTTPERVWFVTGAGRGLGLAVARAALEAGHKVVAAARRPEVAEEALGDLPGAAENLLAERLDVTRSEDAVVAVNAALNRFGRIDVLVNAAGYGQIGAFEANAPEDVARQFDVNVFGLMHVTRAVLPSMRARRSGRIYNVSSIAGVRGRPGGSLYAASKFAVSGFSEGLAAELKPLGIFVTVLEPGYFRTDFLDPSSMRFGTEEIADYAEVTAAIRDGYARRNHRQPGDPAKLAQTLLSLADEPAPPVHFAVGSDAVEIVRAKLAAWGEELEAWRTLSAAADGDFADAV comes from the coding sequence ATGACGACGCCCGAACGGGTATGGTTCGTCACCGGCGCCGGGCGGGGGCTGGGCCTCGCGGTGGCGCGGGCGGCGCTCGAAGCCGGACACAAGGTGGTCGCCGCGGCGCGTCGGCCGGAGGTGGCGGAGGAGGCCCTCGGCGATCTGCCGGGGGCGGCGGAAAACCTGCTGGCGGAACGCCTCGACGTGACCCGGTCGGAGGATGCGGTGGTGGCGGTCAACGCCGCGCTCAACCGCTTCGGCCGCATCGACGTGCTGGTCAACGCCGCGGGTTACGGCCAGATCGGCGCGTTCGAGGCGAACGCCCCGGAGGACGTGGCGCGGCAGTTCGACGTCAACGTCTTCGGCCTGATGCACGTTACCCGCGCGGTGCTGCCGTCGATGCGGGCGCGCCGCAGCGGGCGGATCTACAACGTCTCCTCGATCGCCGGGGTGCGGGGGCGGCCGGGCGGTTCGCTCTACGCCGCCAGCAAGTTCGCGGTGAGCGGCTTTTCCGAGGGCTTGGCGGCGGAGCTGAAGCCGCTCGGGATCTTCGTCACCGTGCTCGAACCGGGGTATTTCCGCACCGATTTTCTCGACCCGTCGTCGATGCGCTTCGGCACGGAGGAGATCGCCGACTATGCCGAGGTGACGGCGGCGATCCGCGACGGGTATGCGCGGCGCAACCACCGCCAGCCGGGCGATCCGGCGAAGCTGGCGCAGACCTTGCTGTCGCTCGCCGACGAACCCGCGCCGCCGGTGCACTTCGCGGTGGGCAGCGACGCGGTGGAGATCGTCCGCGCCAAGCTCGCCGCGTGGGGCGAGGAACTCGAAGCCTGGCGGACGCTCTCCGCGGCAGCCGACGGCGATTTCGCCGACGCGGTGTAA
- a CDS encoding hypothetical protein (Evidence 5 : No homology to any previously reported sequences): MDNPEMKRLILCLRGLAIAALPLMVIEFAHTLAVGRSFSVELAGSALSFARGDLGETRWTVLQALQSASKLPWLAMILQIEGIARLLGAGETFSHRSALRFRRLSYAILGIAIIETVERPAIAAYLTASGAIPVWPEISVFDVVRIGLLLATALFFVVARIVELGVSLKADADLTI, translated from the coding sequence ATGGACAACCCGGAGATGAAGCGGCTGATCCTCTGCCTGCGCGGGCTCGCGATCGCCGCGCTGCCGCTGATGGTGATCGAGTTCGCCCACACCCTGGCGGTCGGCCGCAGCTTTTCGGTCGAGCTCGCGGGCTCGGCGCTCTCCTTCGCGCGGGGCGACCTGGGCGAGACACGATGGACGGTCCTGCAAGCGCTGCAATCGGCCTCGAAGCTGCCGTGGCTGGCGATGATCCTGCAGATCGAAGGGATCGCCCGCCTGCTCGGCGCGGGAGAAACCTTCTCGCACCGCAGCGCCCTCCGCTTCCGTCGCCTCTCCTACGCGATCCTCGGCATCGCCATCATCGAAACCGTCGAACGCCCGGCGATCGCCGCCTATCTGACGGCGTCCGGCGCGATCCCCGTTTGGCCGGAGATCTCCGTCTTCGACGTGGTGCGGATCGGCCTCCTCCTCGCCACCGCACTTTTCTTCGTGGTCGCGCGGATCGTCGAGCTCGGCGTCTCGCTGAAGGCCGACGCCGATCTGACGATCTAA
- the yozG gene encoding Uncharacterized HTH-type transcriptional regulator YozG: MPIVVNLDVMLARRKMKLSDLSDAVGVTLANLSVLKTGKARAVRFSTLAAICAALHCQPGDILEYVDSETDLIDHLSED; this comes from the coding sequence ATGCCGATCGTGGTCAACCTCGACGTGATGCTGGCGCGGCGGAAGATGAAACTCTCCGATCTTTCCGACGCGGTCGGGGTGACGCTCGCCAATCTCTCGGTTCTCAAGACCGGCAAGGCGCGCGCGGTGCGCTTCTCGACCCTCGCGGCGATCTGCGCGGCGTTGCACTGCCAGCCGGGAGACATTCTCGAATACGTGGATTCCGAAACCGATCTCATCGACCATCTGTCAGAGGATTAA
- a CDS encoding putative MltA-interacting MipA family protein (Evidence 3 : Function proposed based on presence of conserved amino acid motif, structural feature or limited homology), which translates to MSTSYLRGVAIAAFATLAVCGPVRAESGLVVGAGGAWKPDYLGSDDYEAAPLPMLRYSWSGETAASPASGYKSSLGLIDVQAGFPDGIDVGVARIATPSRNFTLRLGGGYRFGRDADDNHALRGMGDIDGQGIARVTLASEPANPRGLGTAFGLKYEMDVTDETDGETLSLFVDHALPLSASTTLTLSGDLRWADDDQMQAYFGVSPTQAARSGHRRFDADSGFSDAGLAARLDWSFAEHWILSGRLGYTRLLGDAADSPLVDDDGSANQFVLSTAVAYRF; encoded by the coding sequence ATGTCGACATCGTATCTGCGCGGCGTCGCGATCGCCGCTTTCGCCACCCTCGCCGTTTGCGGCCCCGTCCGCGCCGAATCCGGGCTGGTCGTCGGCGCGGGGGGAGCCTGGAAGCCCGACTACCTCGGCTCCGACGATTACGAGGCGGCGCCGCTGCCGATGCTGCGGTATTCTTGGAGCGGCGAAACCGCCGCCTCTCCCGCCTCCGGCTACAAGAGCAGCCTCGGCCTGATCGACGTGCAGGCGGGCTTCCCCGACGGCATCGACGTCGGCGTCGCGCGGATCGCCACGCCGTCCCGCAACTTCACCCTGCGCCTCGGCGGCGGCTATCGCTTCGGCCGCGACGCCGACGACAACCACGCGTTGCGCGGCATGGGCGACATCGACGGCCAGGGCATCGCCCGGGTCACGCTGGCGAGCGAACCCGCCAACCCCCGCGGCCTCGGTACCGCGTTCGGGCTCAAGTACGAGATGGACGTGACCGACGAAACCGACGGCGAGACCCTGTCGCTGTTCGTCGACCACGCGCTGCCGCTGTCGGCGAGCACCACCCTCACCCTCTCGGGCGATCTGCGCTGGGCCGACGACGATCAGATGCAGGCGTACTTCGGCGTCTCGCCGACCCAGGCGGCGCGGTCCGGGCATCGGCGCTTCGACGCGGACTCGGGTTTTTCCGACGCCGGGCTGGCGGCGCGGCTCGACTGGTCGTTCGCCGAGCACTGGATCCTGAGCGGCCGTCTCGGTTACACCCGCCTGCTCGGCGACGCCGCCGACAGCCCGCTGGTGGACGACGACGGCTCGGCCAACCAGTTCGTTCTGTCCACGGCCGTCGCCTACCGCTTCTGA
- the sodC gene encoding Superoxide dismutase (Cu-Zn) 2, with protein MHGTIRPAALALMLALPAAPALASATASFVGTGKVVGSATLTDTGKGVLIEAEAKGLTPNRWVGFHIHETGTCAPDGQFKSAGGHYNPTGANHGYLDGKGPHAGDMPNQYVGADGTLRANVFNPMVRLEGGDAPITGKALVIHGGPDDYKSQPSGDAGHRQACAVIK; from the coding sequence ATGCATGGAACGATCCGCCCGGCGGCGCTGGCGCTGATGCTGGCGCTGCCGGCCGCTCCGGCGCTCGCGAGCGCCACCGCGAGTTTCGTCGGGACCGGCAAAGTCGTCGGCTCCGCCACCCTCACCGACACCGGCAAGGGCGTGCTGATCGAAGCCGAGGCGAAAGGCCTCACGCCCAACCGCTGGGTCGGCTTCCACATTCACGAGACCGGCACCTGCGCCCCCGACGGCCAGTTCAAGAGCGCGGGCGGCCACTACAACCCGACCGGCGCCAACCACGGCTACCTCGACGGCAAGGGGCCGCACGCGGGCGACATGCCGAACCAGTACGTCGGCGCCGACGGCACCCTGCGCGCCAACGTGTTCAACCCGATGGTGCGGCTCGAAGGCGGCGACGCCCCGATTACCGGCAAGGCCCTGGTGATTCACGGCGGGCCCGACGACTACAAGAGCCAGCCCTCCGGCGACGCCGGCCACCGGCAGGCCTGCGCGGTGATCAAGTAG
- a CDS encoding conserved membrane hypothetical protein (Evidence 4 : Homologs of previously reported genes of unknown function) yields MKPRDIADYTFLAVTWGLSFLVLVKAVAAFGWIGAVTFRCLIAGASLWLAARLLRRRLDFSMGWRPLAVVGATTVAGQLITLSYSTPRIGTAMAAIFTAAIPLLAMVIGQLWGIERITVRRLSGLAVGATGLILLVGFPQAEPTPEFLLGCAVAILSSVFAAFGSNYAASRLKTVGSWEITIGAFLAGGLMSLPLIVVVPVPGTPRPVDFLYLAILATGMSALAYTRYFRLVSVLGPTRSISVEFAVTTVAVLVGTLLLHEPLSAIQMAGAGAVILGCLLVLGLTPRIGLGPMRRKRRGRERRNALAAPVPRVR; encoded by the coding sequence ATGAAACCCAGAGACATTGCCGACTACACCTTCCTCGCCGTGACGTGGGGGCTCTCGTTCCTCGTGCTGGTGAAGGCGGTGGCGGCGTTCGGGTGGATCGGCGCCGTGACGTTCCGCTGCCTGATCGCGGGCGCGAGCCTGTGGCTGGCGGCGCGTCTGCTGCGCCGCCGTCTCGATTTCTCGATGGGCTGGCGGCCGCTCGCGGTGGTGGGCGCGACCACCGTCGCGGGGCAGCTCATCACCCTCTCCTACTCCACGCCGCGGATCGGCACCGCGATGGCGGCGATCTTCACCGCCGCGATCCCGCTGCTCGCGATGGTGATCGGCCAGCTCTGGGGGATCGAGCGGATCACCGTCCGCAGGCTGAGCGGCCTCGCCGTCGGCGCGACCGGGCTGATCCTGCTGGTCGGATTTCCCCAGGCGGAACCGACGCCCGAATTCCTGCTCGGCTGCGCGGTGGCGATCCTGAGTTCGGTCTTCGCCGCCTTCGGCAGCAATTACGCGGCGAGCCGCCTCAAAACCGTGGGATCCTGGGAAATCACCATCGGCGCCTTTCTCGCGGGCGGGCTGATGTCGCTGCCGCTGATCGTCGTGGTGCCGGTGCCCGGCACGCCGCGGCCGGTCGACTTCCTCTACCTTGCGATCCTCGCCACGGGCATGAGCGCGCTCGCCTACACCCGCTACTTCCGCCTCGTCTCGGTTCTCGGCCCCACCCGCTCGATCAGCGTCGAATTCGCGGTGACGACGGTCGCGGTCCTGGTCGGGACCCTGCTGCTTCACGAACCGCTGAGCGCGATCCAGATGGCGGGCGCGGGGGCGGTGATCCTCGGCTGTCTGCTGGTGCTGGGCCTGACGCCCCGGATCGGGCTCGGTCCGATGCGGCGCAAACGCCGGGGCCGCGAGCGGCGGAATGCGCTCGCGGCCCCGGTCCCGCGCGTCAGATAA
- the argH gene encoding Argininosuccinate lyase 1, which produces MRERVKLPPSKVLIDYVMRPRLEADSQDSFAALMDLNRAHVVMLAAQGIVTKDNAGKLMRIFEEVLAAGPEAITWDPALEEVYYNLETHIIKKAGSAIGGQMHTGRSRNDLSAALTRMSARAQLHRLAGFLHALRQQLLDLAEAHADTIVTGYTHMQPAQPTTLGHYFHALAQAMSRDETRLQQCYEVANASPLGACAFNSTGFPIDRRMVADLTGFSGLVENSIDAVASRDYVPQILACLATMGVNLSRLAQDLYIWSTDEFGWVEVGDDLSATSSIMPQKKNPISLEHIRGKSSHLIGALVAALAAQKGTPYGHLRDISLEATQPLRDGFREAEAVVNLATETLRSLRINAAAATARTAENFSTVTELADVIVRETGLSFRDAHVIVGTSVGRLHETGGRTDDLGLDLIETVAKEHLGRPLGLREASLRKALTPAENVAVRRVTGGPAPVEVRRSVNVSRKRLADDEGWWREQQGRLDAAHNRLDAAAAELI; this is translated from the coding sequence ATGAGAGAACGGGTGAAACTGCCGCCCTCCAAGGTGCTGATCGACTACGTGATGCGCCCGCGGCTCGAGGCCGACAGCCAGGATTCCTTCGCGGCGCTGATGGATTTGAACCGCGCGCACGTGGTGATGCTGGCGGCGCAGGGGATCGTCACCAAGGACAACGCCGGCAAGCTGATGCGGATCTTCGAGGAGGTGCTGGCGGCCGGACCGGAGGCGATCACCTGGGATCCGGCGCTCGAGGAGGTCTACTACAACCTCGAAACCCACATCATCAAGAAGGCGGGCTCGGCGATCGGCGGGCAGATGCACACCGGGCGCAGCCGCAACGATCTCTCCGCGGCGCTGACGCGGATGTCGGCGCGCGCGCAGTTGCACAGGCTCGCGGGCTTCCTCCACGCTCTGCGGCAACAGTTGCTGGACCTCGCCGAGGCCCATGCCGACACCATCGTGACCGGCTACACCCATATGCAGCCCGCGCAGCCGACCACCCTCGGGCACTACTTCCATGCCCTCGCCCAGGCGATGTCGCGCGACGAAACCCGCCTGCAGCAGTGCTACGAGGTGGCGAACGCCTCGCCGCTCGGCGCCTGCGCGTTCAATTCCACGGGCTTCCCGATCGACCGCCGGATGGTGGCGGATCTCACCGGCTTCTCCGGCCTGGTGGAGAACTCCATCGACGCCGTGGCGAGCCGCGACTACGTGCCGCAAATTCTCGCGTGTCTCGCGACGATGGGGGTGAACCTCAGCCGCCTGGCGCAGGATCTCTACATCTGGAGCACCGACGAGTTCGGCTGGGTGGAAGTCGGCGACGACCTCTCGGCGACCTCCAGCATCATGCCGCAGAAGAAGAACCCGATCTCGCTGGAGCACATCCGCGGCAAATCCTCGCACCTGATCGGCGCGCTGGTCGCGGCGCTCGCGGCTCAGAAGGGCACGCCCTACGGGCATCTGCGCGACATCTCGCTCGAAGCGACGCAGCCCCTGCGCGACGGCTTCCGCGAGGCCGAGGCGGTGGTGAACCTCGCCACCGAAACGCTGCGCTCGCTGCGGATCAACGCCGCCGCCGCGACCGCCCGCACGGCGGAGAACTTCTCCACCGTGACCGAACTCGCCGACGTGATCGTGCGCGAGACCGGGCTCTCGTTCCGCGATGCGCACGTCATCGTCGGCACTTCGGTCGGGCGGCTCCATGAGACCGGCGGACGCACCGACGACCTCGGCCTCGATCTGATCGAGACGGTGGCGAAGGAACACCTGGGGCGTCCGCTCGGGCTCCGCGAGGCGTCCCTGCGCAAGGCGCTGACCCCGGCCGAGAACGTCGCCGTCCGCCGCGTCACCGGCGGCCCGGCGCCGGTCGAGGTGCGGCGCAGCGTGAACGTCAGCCGCAAGCGTCTCGCCGACGACGAAGGATGGTGGCGCGAGCAGCAGGGCAGGCTCGACGCGGCGCACAACCGCCTCGACGCGGCCGCCGCCGAGCTTATCTGA
- the dcuB gene encoding Anaerobic C4-dicarboxylate transporter DcuB produces the protein MFWIEFAVVLVCILVGARLSGIGIGLAGGVGLVILVFGFGLRPSSAPIDVMLIIMAVITMVSTMQATGGLDYLVSLAERILRRHPDRITLLAPLITYTFTVFCGTAYVAFALYPVIVEAAYEARVRPERPLSVATIAATQAVTASPMSAAMAVLIALVSPEGITLAQILLVCIPAGLAGVLVATLTVYWRGYDLEKDPEFQRRLAAGEIAPPKPAEERVVTREAKLSVLFFALAVACIVALGSMPQLLPSWTVDGKVSKLPIPAALEMIMLSFAFLTAVLFKVKTSRIIRSSIFETGMMAVVAIFGIAWLVDTFFNAHKALLISTMGGFVSAHPYLYAVVLMVMAALLLSQGATMRAIGPLGMALGIPAGHMVGMFHAASAINVIPGTGAIIGSVSFDRTGTTKIGDFIFNHSFLRPGLTSVVTSVAVGYALASVVL, from the coding sequence ATGTTTTGGATCGAATTTGCGGTCGTGCTCGTCTGCATTCTCGTCGGAGCGCGATTGAGCGGCATCGGTATCGGTCTTGCCGGTGGCGTGGGGCTGGTGATCCTGGTCTTCGGTTTCGGTCTTCGCCCGAGTTCGGCGCCGATCGACGTGATGCTGATCATCATGGCCGTCATCACCATGGTTTCCACCATGCAGGCCACCGGCGGCCTGGATTATCTCGTCTCGCTGGCCGAGCGGATCCTGCGTCGGCATCCCGACCGGATCACCCTGCTGGCGCCGCTCATCACCTATACCTTCACCGTCTTCTGCGGCACCGCCTACGTCGCCTTCGCGCTCTATCCGGTGATCGTGGAGGCCGCCTACGAGGCGCGGGTCCGACCCGAACGGCCGCTTTCGGTCGCCACCATCGCCGCCACCCAGGCGGTGACGGCGAGCCCGATGAGCGCGGCGATGGCGGTGCTGATCGCGCTCGTCAGTCCCGAGGGCATCACCCTGGCGCAGATCCTGCTCGTCTGCATTCCGGCCGGTCTGGCGGGGGTCCTCGTGGCGACGCTGACGGTCTACTGGCGCGGCTACGACCTCGAGAAGGATCCGGAATTCCAGCGACGCCTCGCGGCGGGCGAGATCGCGCCGCCGAAACCGGCGGAGGAACGCGTGGTGACGCGCGAGGCGAAGCTTTCGGTGCTGTTCTTCGCGCTGGCCGTGGCGTGCATCGTCGCGCTCGGCTCGATGCCCCAGTTGCTGCCGTCGTGGACGGTGGACGGCAAGGTCAGCAAGCTTCCGATTCCGGCCGCGCTGGAAATGATCATGCTGAGCTTCGCCTTCCTCACGGCGGTGCTGTTCAAGGTCAAGACCAGCCGGATCATCCGCAGCTCGATCTTCGAAACCGGCATGATGGCGGTGGTGGCGATCTTCGGCATCGCCTGGCTCGTCGACACGTTCTTCAACGCTCACAAGGCGCTGCTGATCTCGACGATGGGCGGCTTCGTCTCGGCGCACCCCTACCTCTACGCGGTGGTGCTGATGGTGATGGCGGCGCTGCTGCTGAGCCAGGGGGCGACGATGCGCGCCATCGGCCCGCTGGGCATGGCGCTCGGCATCCCCGCCGGGCACATGGTCGGGATGTTCCATGCCGCGTCGGCGATCAACGTCATCCCCGGCACCGGCGCGATCATCGGTTCGGTGTCGTTCGATCGCACCGGCACCACCAAGATCGGCGATTTCATCTTCAATCACAGCTTCCTGCGCCCCGGATTGACCTCCGTCGTCACCTCGGTCGCGGTGGGATACGCGCTGGCGTCCGTCGTGCTGTAG